A stretch of Desulfonatronum thioautotrophicum DNA encodes these proteins:
- a CDS encoding toxin-antitoxin system HicB family antitoxin yields MLGGIHGDDETDVYKEFCQAVEEWIEVYQADRETLPAATAGKEYSGKFVVSRVGKDLHKTLAIDALRYGESLNSFCVHVLREGRAYYGENK; encoded by the coding sequence ATGCTTGGCGGTATTCACGGAGATGACGAAACCGACGTCTACAAGGAATTCTGTCAGGCCGTTGAGGAATGGATCGAGGTCTATCAAGCAGACCGAGAGACCTTGCCCGCCGCCACGGCGGGAAAAGAGTACTCTGGCAAATTTGTTGTCAGCAGGGTCGGAAAGGATTTGCACAAGACGCTTGCCATCGACGCTCTCCGATATGGTGAGAGCTTAAACTCCTTCTGCGTCCATGTCTTGCGTGAGGGAAGAGCATATTATGGAGAGAACAAA